aattttttccccttgttttcctcctctaaaagctAAGTGCATCTTATGATCAGGTGTGTCTTatagagcgaaaaatatggtattgtGTGCCCACTAAGCAGGATCAATCCTCATTAGCTTGCAGTTTTCTTTTTATATGGGGATGTTCCccaacatagaatcacagaatggtagagttgtaagggaccacgagggtcatctagtctaggcatcccaaactgtggccctccagatgttttggcctacaactcccatgatccctagctaacaggaccagtggtcggggaggaaaggaattgtagtccaaaacatctggagggccgaagtttggggatgcctgatcaagcccaaccccctgcaatgcaggaatcttttgcccagtgtggggcttgaacccatgaccctgagattaagagtctcaggctctaccaactgagctatcccttggATCCCTAAAGATTTTTCTCccgaattattattttttgtactttGCAAACTGATGCTTTCCCCCAAGCCTGCAGATATTTCCTATTTAGGGATAGGTACTTGACTACAGAAGAACAAGCACTTGGAAAATGAGTTAAGGGTTAGTATATAGAAGGGGTAGTCAATGTGATGCCCTCAAGATATTGTGGaatttccatcattcctagccaccaTGTGAATTGGAATCCAATATCTGGAGGATTGGCTACCCATGGTATGTAGGGAGAAATAGAAAGTAGTAGTGGAGGTGACTCAAAAGGCCTATTTACtaataccttctgcatgcaaagcagatgccctgccactaagctacagccccgTCCCACCCCTGTTGCACGTAGGGGGTAATAAGTCAATGCTGCTCAAGGACCCTTCGAAAGCTTGATACAGCCCCATTGGTATTGATGGGTTGGGTAGGATACTCTTTCGTTATGGATGGAAATACCAGTTTTGTTCTTCAGATCATAGAACACCCAATaagcactttattttattttattttagttgagATAGggaagcagcaaaataaaaataagcaaggGCAACCTCAGCAGAGGGCTTGAGAAGACTAGAGCTGAATGTCTGTCCGCTGCATTCCTGCATTTTATCTGCCTTTTAAAGACACTGAAAGAGGTGGAAGACTAGAAGTTCAGCTCTTACACAAGCCAGGATATTCTTTGCCGCAAACAGAAAGCATTAGCCGTGCCagagtgaaatgtactcggagtcgagagtgaatttcatgctctttattcagctcatagtcatcaaggagaagaggagaagaagaatggctcttttcccaaaaccatctgcttatatacattatttacacaatgggccttgcgtgattggctacttcagggctacacctgtgggccaattatattgtggattgacttctgcctgcagcctgattggctgctcctacaggccaatcaggtagcagattcgcttctgccagccgcctgattggctgctccagcaggccaatcaggttgcggattcacttccacctggagttggattgggtagctcccgctgattctgaatcctattgttctaggattcagctcagtacataacacccctcccctctaagttccagtcctgcccgggaagttgcattcgtagtccccaaggtctgctggccgcctccgtgtgcgttgtggcctggggtgttccttggtcaggggttctggttctggctcgtgttccgaggctgctggctgtgccggggctgtctggtctggcaccactgaaccactaggttgtggctctggttccggtgtccttccagcctcggggcgcccctctgtgcctactgcttctgcttcccctgcccacccctctgtcccgctctcctcccgggttcctcctgggaatcgtcgccgtagctggtcgcagtggcggcgccaacattgccccccttccgttagtacctcgtacgacacgggaccggtcaccttggtgactgtggcgggtacccatgctgggcctgccccaaaattctttgcgtacactgcgtcctgggccacaaatgtccgggggttcctgcctttccccaccactacctcatcctgagctctgtcggggtgaagtcggtccagtctagttgcaaggcgccggcccattagtagttcagctgggctccggcccgtcgttgtgcttggggtgctgtgctgtgctagaagaaatgcggcaaggcggtattcccagtccccttgtgtcatgcggcggaggctgtccttggtggtccgcaccatgcgctccgcttggccattggtggcagggtggaatggtgctgagcggatgtggcggatggcgttctgcgctgtgaaggtctggaactcctctgacgtgaatgcggttccattgtccgagacgagggtgtcagggagcccgtgggttgcaaaaagcttacgtagtacccggatggctgccgccgtagaagtggacggtaccagtgcgacctccagccatttggtgtaggaatccaccactatgaagaatgtttttccctggaaggggccagcgaagtccacgtgcaagcgtgaccatggatgtcgggcggactcccagggctggactggggcccttgggggatccgggcgggattcttggcaggtcttgcagtgttggacccaggcctctatctctctgtcaatccccggccaccacacataactcctggcaagggccttcatcctcactacccctgggtgtgtctcgtgaagggctgtaaggacccttttgcggaggggctggggaacaacaaccctgcttccccataacaggcaccccttgtgggccgacagttcatgtttgcggtttgtgtagccggcgaattctggcccggggctgctgctgggccatcctcgccacacccagtccaggacccgggagatgaccctatcttttgtggaatggtgcgcaacttcttgtgcctgaatgggtcggtcgggaagcagctccagggtcataacctcttgcgcaggcgctgggtcggggcctgtttctggtagtggtagcctgctgagggcgtctgcgtggcccatcgccttcccagggcggtggattagtgcatactggtagccggcaaggaaaattgaccacctgaggacacgtggagacaacacttggggggtctgcttctcgggggcaaacaggcccagcaacggcttgtggtcagtcactatggtaaagggccgcccgtacaagaaatcatggaatttttttacgcccttcacgattgccagaccctccttgtcaatctgtgagtagtttcgttcggctgcagcaagagtctgggagaagtatgccaccggcacctctcttccatccgggagttggtgtcccaggacagcgccgatgccatagggagaggcgtcgcatgccagcaccactggcagcctctcgtcgaagtgtgccaagaccgagttcgagacgagcaagtccttgactgcctggaatgcggccctttgtcgctggccccacacccaaggggcccttttatctaggagtctgtgtaggggctccgctaccgctgccttatggggaaggaaggcatggtaaaagttcaatagtcccaagaatgactgaagttcgggcttgctcttgggcgctggggcctcacaaatggcccgtaccttgtcaccggttggatggaccccttctgcgtccaccttaaatcccagaaagtccacctgcggcactcccagtaaacacttttcccgcttcaccttgaggcccgccgtctggaaacggtgcaggacggagcggaggcggtcctcaaattcctctggtgtgggcccggcgatcagtacatcatcgaagaaaggggtgacgccaggaatccctttaaggagagagtccattaaattctggaatatgcctggtgccacgctaacgccaaattgcagccgctttactctgaatgcccctctgtgcgtcacaatcgtctgagcctctgctgtggcttcgtccacaggcaactgttgatacgcttgggccaagtccagtttgccaaagatttttgacccagccagggtggcgaggacatggctgaccactggcactgggtatgcatgggccgtgagagccttgtttatggtgcatttgtagtctgcacagatgcggaccgaaccgttaggcttgacgggtgtgacaattggagtttcccagggggcgttgggcaccggctccagcactccttgctccacgagccggtccaattcctcgtctatgcggggtttcagggcgaacgggacccggcgggccttgtgcctgatgggtcgtacagcggggtctagctgtagggcaatggggggtcctgtatatcgtcccaatgccccatcgaaaacccctggaaactctttgcatatggcgtccacgtccacttgtaagctagtgcggttcaccccggtaacggctagccccagaggtccaaaccatgccagtcccagtaagctaacgtaggggcccttaactaccagcaagtccaattgttgctttcgccctcgatattgcaccctgaaggtccccacccccattgtagggaccttacgtttctggaagtcccggagggtgaatggggccggccttagtttgggacccccattagggcacagtttccttaatgttcgggccgagattatggatagagttgaacccgtgtccagttccatgcggcatggggctccctctatctgtacctctatataaattttctctgtgctgggatggggcaactggaatacctggtagtccgtgatctccgtcgagttgccttggtgcatggtgccgtgtgacctggggctcctgggtcggtcatctgatgcttgtcgacgggtgagtcgagcccgacacacccgggcgatgtgtcccaattttctgcactgcctacactctgcgttgcggaaacgacaggtcctcctctcgtggttctccccgcagcttgcacagttccctccttctcgtcgaggctgctgtggtgtgtgtgctgcttgagtgcgccgctgtactcggtgtacttcctccctgtcagattcggattcgtcggtgaggtcttcgtggtagaccctcggttgggatggcggggccggtcgtgcctcttgcgttgacctctcggcggcttcggttgccagggcttcctccagagcaatctggaacgtgaggtcttttttggcgtagaggcgtcgttgcaacat
The genomic region above belongs to Zootoca vivipara chromosome 7, rZooViv1.1, whole genome shotgun sequence and contains:
- the LOC132592459 gene encoding uncharacterized protein K02A2.6-like, with translation MATDSSFSPFKPASGDWEGYAARFNFLLQAKEVTNDAMKRATFFSVCGEETFEIARALLAPRDVATVSYKTIMERLKEHFSPQPSVVACRNAFYAKRQAPGETITGFVTSLRQAARLCNFSELENMLRDRLVGGLRDEMLQRRLYAKKDLTFQIALEEALATEAAERSTQEARPAPPSQPRVYHEDLTDESESDREEVHRVQRRTQAAHTPQQPRREGGNCASCGENHERRTCRFRNAECRQCRKLGHIARVCRARLTRRQASDDRPRSPRSHGTMHQGNSTEITDYQVFQLPHPSTEKIYIEVQIEGAPCRMELDTGSTLSIISARTLRKLCPNGGPKLRPAPFTLRDFQKRKVPTMGVGTFRVQYRGRKQQLDLLVVKGPYVSLLGLAWFGPLGLAVTGVNRTSLQVDVDAICKEFPGVFDGALGRYTGPPIALQLDPAVRPIRHKARRVPFALKPRIDEELDRLVEQGVLEPVPNAPWETPIVTPVKPNGSVRICADYKCTINKALTAHAYPVPVVSHVLATLAGSKIFGKLDLAQAYQQLPVDEATAEAQTIVTHRGAFRVKRLQFGVSVAPGIFQNLMDSLLKGIPGVTPFFDDVLIAGPTPEEFEDRLRSVLHRFQTAGLKVKREKCLLGVPQVDFLGFKVDAEGVHPTGDKVRAICEAPAPKSKPELQSFLGLLNFYHAFLPHKAAVAEPLHRLLDKRAPWVWGQRQRAAFQAVKDLLVSNSVLAHFDERLPVVLACDASPYGIGAVLGHQLPDGREVPVAYFSQTLAAAERNYSQIDKEGLAIVKGVKKFHDFLYGRPFTIVTDHKPLLGLFAPEKQTPQVLSPRVLRWSIFLAGYQYALIHRPGKAMGHADALSRLPLPETGPDPAPAQEVMTLELLPDRPIQAQEVAHHSTKDRVISRVLDWVWRGWPSSSPGPEFAGYTNRKHELSAHKGCLLWGSRVVVPQPLRKRVLTALHETHPGVVRMKALARSYVWWPGIDREIEAWVQHCKTCQESRPDPPRAPVQPWESARHPWSRLHVDFAGPFQGKTFFIVVDSYTKWLEVALVPSTSTAAAIRVLRKLFATHGLPDTLVSDNGTAFTSEEFQTFTAQNAIRHIRSAPFHPATNGQAERMVRTTKDSLRRMTQGDWEYRLAAFLLAQHSTPSTTTGRSPAELLMGRRLATRLDRLHPDRAQDEVVVGKGRNPRTFVAQDAVYAKNFGAGPAWVPATVTKVTGPVSYEVLTEGGQCWRRHCDQLRRRFPGGTREESGTEGWAGEAEAVGTEGRPEAGRTPEPEPQPSGSVVPDQTAPAQPAASEHEPEPEPLTKEHPRPQRTRRRPADLGDYECNFPGRTGT